From the Micromonospora echinofusca genome, the window TGGCCCTTCCACGCCTCGGCGACGTGCCGGGACAGGGCGATGGACGCCTCGGTCAGGTCGTCGATGTCGCGCCGACCGTCGATCCGGGAGATGGCCGTGAGGAAGTGCAGCTTGTCGCGGGTCAGACCGCGTCCGGGCGAGCCGGTCGGGACGTTCGCCGCGGCCCGCCGGTCGATCTCCGACTCGTTGGGATCGCCGAGGCGCAGCTCCAGCTTCGTGCCGAGCAGGTCCCGCATGTTGATCCGGATCTCCGCCCACCGCACGGCGGTCAGCACCACGTGCACACCGAAGCCCAGGCCACGGTTGGCCAGGGTGGTGATGGTCTGCTCCAGCTCCTCGTACTCCTGGCGCAGGGTGTTCCAGCCGTCGACGACGAGGAAGACGTCGCCGAACGGGTCGTCGGCGAACTCCCCGGCCGCCCGGCGCCGGCGGTAGCTGGCCACCGAGTCGATGCCGTGCTGGGCGAACCGGTTCTCCCGCTCGTCCAGGACGGCCACCACCTCGGCCACCGTGCGGCGTACCGCCTCGGTGTCCCGCCGCCCGGCCACGCCGGCCGTGTGCGGCAGCCCGTCCAGGCTGCGCAGCGCGCCGCCACCGAAGTCGAGGCAGAAGAACTGCACCTCGCGCGGGGTGTGGGTGAGCGCGAGGGAGGCGAGCATGGAGCGCAGCATGGTGCTCTTGCCGCTGAGCGAGGCACCGACGATCACCACGTTGCCGCCGGCGCCGGCCAGGTCCACCAGCATCGGGTCACGGCGCTGCTCGTACGGTCGGTCCACGATGCCCACCGGAGCGGCCAGCCGCCCGCGCCCTACCCAGGAGGCGGTGCAGAGGCCGAACCTCGCATCGACGCTCAGCGGCGGCAGCAGCTCGCCGAGGCCCGGCGGCTCCGCCAGCGGCGGCAGCCAGACCTGGTGCGCCGGGCGGCCCCGCCCCTTGAGCCGGTCGATGAGCACGTCCAGCATCGCCACGACCTTGCCGTCGGCGGGCTGCTCCGGCTCGGGCGCGTCCGGCACCGGCATGGTCGGGTTCTGCAGGGGTACGAAGTCCACCCCGTACCGCACGATCCGGCGCTGCACCAGCGCCCGCGACGACGCGGCGGCCTGCCCCGGGGCGCGGTACGGCCCGGACACGTACGCGGCCCGGAACCGCAGCATGGTGCTGGTGTCGGTCTTCAGGTAGCCGTGGCCGGGGGCGTTGGGCAGCTCGTACGCGTCCGGCACGCCGAGCACGATCCGGCTCTCCACCGCCGAGAAGGTACGCAGACCGATCCGGTACGACAGGTGGGTGTCCAGGCCGCGCAGCTTGCCCTCCTCCAGCCGCTGGCTGGCCAGCAGCAGGTGCACGCCGAGCGACCGGCCCAGCCGGCCGATCATCACGAAGAGGTCGATGAAGTCGGGCTTCGCGGCGAGCAGCTCGCTGAACTCGTCACAGATGATCAGCAGGCTGGGCATCGGGTCCAGCGGCTCGCCGGCCGCCCGGGCCTTCTCGTAGTCGTATCGGGAGACGTAGTTGCCGGCGGCCCGCAGCACCTCCTGGCGGCGGGTCATCTCGCCGGCCAGCGCGTCCTTCATGCGGTCGACCAGCGTCAGCTCGTCGGCCAGGTTGGTGATCACCGCGCTGGTGTGCGGCAGCGCGTCCAGCGAGGCGAAGGTGGCACCGCCCTTGAAGTCGACCAGGACGAAGTTGAGCTCTTCTGAGGAGTGCGTCACCGCCAGCGCGCCGACGATCGTACGCAGCAGCTCGCTCTTGCCGGAGCCGGTCGCGCCGATGATCAGGCCGTGCGGGCCCATGCCCTCGTGCGCGGACTCCTTGAAGTCCAGCTCGACCACGTTGCCGTCCGGCCCGACGCCGAGCGGGATGCGCAGCCGGTCGCGGTGGCTGCGCGGGCGCCAGGTCTGCTGCACGTCGACGGCGGCGGCGTCGCCGACGCCGAGCAGGTCCGGCAGCTCCATGCTCTTGGCCAGCGGCTCCTCCGACGTGGTCTGCTGCTGCGACAGCCGGAAGGGGGCGATCTGCCGGGCCAGCCCCTCGGCGGCGGCCTCGGTGAGCCGGTCCGGCCGGCCGAGCCGCGACGAGGAGGTGCCCCGGACGAGTTCGAGGGCGCTGCCGTCGCCGACGTCGAGGCAGAGCAGCCAGCGGCCGGCGTCGCGGGGCACGGTGCCGGACAGGTCGATCACGGTCGCGCCGAGCAGCCCCGGCCCCATGAGCTGGCACGCCGCCGAGACCTCGCCGCCGTCGATCACCACGACCAGGTGCGGAGCGGTGGTCAGCGGCTTCGCCTCGGGGGCGAAGCGGGGCCGGCCGGCCAGCTCACCGGCGAGCGCCTCCTCCGCCTCGGCGAGGCTCGCGAAGACCATCCGGCGGGCGCCCGCCGCGTCGGTCCGCGCGCCGTGGTGGTTGTGCGGCAGCCACTTGACCCAGTCCCAGGACGGCTGCCGGTCCGGTGCGGCGACGATCGCGACGACCATGTCGTCCGGGGCGTGGAAGGTGGTGAGCTGACCGAGCGCGGCCCGGGTCAGGTCGAGCACCGGCTCCCGGTCACCGCGCAGCACCACCCGGCTGAACGCCCGTACCGAGAGCGCGGTCGGCAGGTCCGGCACGCTCGAGTGGGCGCGTACGAAGCGACGCAGCGCGATGGCGCTCATCGGCTCCAGGTCCTCGACCGGCTTGGTCTCCGGCGGGACGATCTCCACGGCGAGGCGCTGTGGGCCGGTGGCGATGCGGGTCTCGCCGAAGTCGTCCTCGGTGATCCGCCGCTCCCACAGCCGCCGGGAGGCGGCGATGGACCAGAGCGCGTCCGGCTCCGGGTGCCGCCAGGCCATGGCCGCCCGCTGCTGCTCGGCGGCGCGCCGGGTGCGCTTGCGCATCTGGGCCAGGTAGCGCATGTAGTCGCGCCGGTCGGCGTTCAGCTCGGCCTTGTCGTTGTTGCCGTGGCTGAGCGATCCGAGCGCCATGCCTAGCATCGAGACGCCGAAGAGGCCGCCGGCGATGTAGGTCATCGTGCCGCCGCCCCGGCCGGCGTAGAGGAACGCCATGGCGCCCACGCCGCAGACCATCGGCAGGATCATCAGCAGCTGCCCCATCCCGCGCGGGGTCGGCTCGGGCAGCTCCGGAGGCGACTCCAGCAGCACCTCGCCTCGCGGCAGCGCTGGCCCCGGCTGACGCGGGAGCCGGCGGAACACCACCGTGCTCACGGCTGTCTCCTCCCAGAAGCGGCCCTGATGAAGTTCGGCGAGCGACCGGAGTCGTCGGGTGGGCATCGTACGTGCCCGCCATCGTAGGTAATCTCCCGTGGGCGTCAGGAACCCGTGCGTCGGCGTCGCCGGCCAGGGGTGATCGTAGAGAGCGCGAGGAGGCCACTGTGGCGACGAAGACGGCGACCGGCGGCCTGAGCCGGATCACCATCGTGGCGCCCCGCACCCGGATGGACCTCGCGCTGCCGTCGGACGTACCGCTCGCCGACCTGCTGCCGACCCTGCTCCGTTACGCGGGTGAGGACCTGGCCGACGAGGGGGTGCGGCACGGCGGCTGGAGCCTGGCCCGGCTCGGCGGTCAGCCGCTGGACGGCGGCCGGACCGCCACGCAGCTCGGCATCCGCGACGGCGAGGTGCTCTACTTCAACCCCCGCTCGGCCACCGCGCCGGAGATCGTCTTCGACGACGTGGTCGACGCCGTGGCCACCGCCACCAACCAGCGCCCGGGCGCCTGGCAGGTCGGCACGACCCGCTCCTTCGCGGTGCTCTTCGCCGCCGCGGCCCTGGGCGCCGGCGCGCTGGCGGCGCTGTTCACCGGTCCGCCGCACCTGCCGGGCGCGCTGGCCGCGTTGGTGGTCGCGGTCGCCCTGGTGGTCACCGCGGCCGTGTTGTCCCGCGCCGCCGCCGACAGCGCGACCGGGTCGGTGCTGGGCGTCGTCGGCCTGGCGTACGCGGGGGTCGGCGGTCTGCTGCTGCTCGCCGGCGACCGCCCGCTGACGGAGCTGGCGGCGCCGCACGTGCTCCTCGCCGCCACGGCGGTGGTGGTCTGCGCGGCGGTGGCCGCGCTGGCCGTCGGCGACCGGCTTCCGCTCTTCTTCGGCGCGGTCGCGGTCGGCGCCGCCACCGGCCTCGGCGCGCTGGTCAGCCTGGCCTTCGACACCGACGCGCCGGCCGCCGCCGCGGTGGTCGCCGCGATCGCGTTCGGCGCGGTGCCGGCGTTGCCGATGGCGGCGTACCGGCTGGCCCGGCTGCCGGTGCCGTCCATCCCGACCGGGCCCGACGACCTGAAGACCGACACCGAGTCGGTGGACGGCCGGCAGGTGCTCCAGCTCAGCGAGCGCGCCGACGAGTTCCTGACGGGCCTGCTCTGGACGGTGTCGCTGCTGGTGCTCGGCGCCCAGGTGGTGCTCGCGCTGCACGGCAGCCTGCCGGCGGTGCTGCTCTGCCTCGTGCTGGCCCTGCTGTCGCTGCTGCGGGCCCGGCCGTTCCTGGGCCGCGCCCAGCGCACCCCGGTCCTGTTCGCCGGCACCGCGGGGCTCGGCCTGACCGCCGCCGCCACGTTCGGCAACGGCTCGACCGCCGTACGCCTCGGCCTGATCCTGGGCGGCCTGGTGCTCGCGGCCGTGGTGAGCCTGATCTACGGGCTCACCGTGGCCGGCAAGCGGATCTCCCCGGTCTGGGGCCGGCTGCTCGACATCGTGGAGATCATGCTGATCATCGCGCTGATCCCGCTGGCCGTCTGGGTCGTCGGCCTCTACGGCTGGATCGTCAACCTCCGCCCCTGACCTGCCCGCGCGCTCAGGCGGTCGGGTGCAGGGTCGTCACGGTGGTGGCCGCCGGGGCGGTGGCGTAGACGCCGGGGCCGTGCTGGCCGTCCACGGGGCGGGCCGGGGCGCCCGACCGGCGCGCCACCTCCCGCACCGCCTTGACCAGCGCCTCCACGTGGTCGTCGAGCGCCGCCACCCGCAGCATCGGCGGGGCGACGCGCCCACCGGGCAGCACCACGACGGCCAGGGTGTGCGACGGGGCGGACGTCGCCGTCACCGCGTCCACCAGCGGGCCGAAGGGCGCGTCGGCCCGGGGCCGCAGCACCAGGCAGCGCTGGGTCCAGCCGCCGCCGCGCAGCCCGGTCCAGGTCTCCGCCGGGGGCGCCGGCGCCAGGTCCAGCCCGGCCGCCGAGACCACCGCCGCCCGCAGCTCGTCGCGGCCGAGCGGCCGGTGGTCGAGCCCGGCCGCGGTCAGCGCCTTGCCCAGCCGGCCGATCCCGGCGGCCAGCGTGCGGTGCACGCCGGGCATGCCGCCGCCCCGGCTGACGGTCTCGACGCGGGCGTCGCGTACGGACAGCCGCAGCGCCAGCCAGACCGTCCGGTGCGCCGCCGGGGGCGCACCCGGTGCCGGGTACCAGACCAGGGTGTGCGACACCACCTGGGCGCGGGTGACCGGGCCGGTGAAGTCGGCCAGCACGCGCAGCGCCCGGTCCAGCACCGCCGCCTCGACCGATCCGGCGGGCGCCCCGGCGCGGCCCTGCAACGCCACCGCCGCGAACCAGCCCTGCGCGTCCTGCCCGATGCCGAGCCGGGTGCCACGGTCGGTGAGTTCCGTCACAGTCAGCTCGGGGGCGAGAGCGGCCAGCCTCGGGTCGGCCCCGCCGCCCGCCGCGACGGTGCTCCTGGCCGCCTCCCGACGCCGCCGCAGCCGGCGGCGCAGCAGCAGGTCCTCGTACCACCAGCGGCCGCCGCGGCGGGCGAAGACAGCGACCGCCACCGCCAGCGACAGCGCTCCGACGGTGGCGGCGAGCCAGACGGGGCCGCCCAGCGCCGCCCAGACGGCCAGGGCGCAGAGCTCCAGCACGACGAGCTGCCCCACGGCGACGGGACCGATCCGACCACGGTCGCGCCGGTCGGCCGGGACGACCGGCCGCCCGGCGACGCCGGACGGCTGCGGTGCCGGACGACCGGGTGGCGCCTGAACCTGCGTCATCGCTGACAGTCCTTTCTGGACGGCGGAGCGTCCGCCGGATCGGGTCGGGCGCTGGTCCCGGTGACCCGTCGACGGCCCCTTATCGTAGGGAAGCCCGCGACACCGACTCGGACCTGCTCGTCGCGGACCCACCCCCGCCGGAGGTAAGTCATGCGGACCCGCCGCGATCAGGTGCAGGCGTACCGCTTCGTCACCCGCCGGATCGTCTCGGCGCTGCTGTCGGGCGACCCCGAGACCAGCAACCTGCCGATGCGGCGGCTCGGCATGGCGGTCTTCGGCAGCGTGATCGCCGCTGCCGTGGTGCTCGGCGGCGTGGGCGCGTACGGGCAGTTCACCGGCAACACGGCGCCGCTGGAGCCGAACACCCTGGTGATCGAGCGGGAGACCGGGGCGACGTACGTCTTCGTCGACGGCAAGCTGCACCCGACCCTCAACTACGCCTCGGCCCGGCTGATTATCAACGAGCCGGCCCCGCAGGTGCGCACGATGTCCCAGGCGTCGATCCGGGACCGGCCCCGGGGCCGTACGGTCGGCATCGTCGGCGCCCCCGACGCGCTGCCGGACCGCAAGTCCCTGACGGGCCTGCCCTGGTCCGTGTGCGACGTCCCGGACCCGGCCGACCCCCGCCGCTCCGGCACGCGGGTGGTGATCGACCGCCCGCTGCCCGGCGGCGCGCCGCTCGGCGACCGGGCTGTGCTGGTGGAGGCCGACGGCCAGCGGCACCTGCTCACCGGCGACACGCGGTTGCAGGTGAGCGGCGGCGACTCCGCGCTGGCCGCGCTGCGGATGGCCAACGCGCCCCGCCTGCCCGTGGGGCAGCAGTTGCTCAACGCCGTGCCGGCCGGGCCGGTCCTGCGCAAGCCGGCGATCGCGGGCGAGGACGAGGCCAGCACCCTGACCGAGCGCCCGGCCAAGGTCGGTCAGGTGTTCCGGGCGGCGGGCCAGCACTACGTGCTCACCCGGGAGGGCCTCTCCGCGATCGGCGAGATCAGCGCGCTGCTGCTGCTGCGCGACGGCGGCCAGGTCACCGACATCACCCCGGCCCAGGCCGGCAAGCTGCTGACCGACCAGCGGGCGGAGGAGGCCGGGATGCCGCAGGCCCTGCCCACGCTGCACCCGGTCGACGCCGGCCGGACGGCGGTCTGCGCGACCTACCGGGCGGGCGCCGACGGTGGGCCGCCCACCACCACGTTGGAGGTCTTCGACCGCGTGCCGGCGGAGCTGGCCGAGCCCGCCGGTGTCCCGGTGCGGCAGAGCGCCCGCGACGGCGTACGGACCGCCGAGGGCGTGCTGCTGCCCGGCGGCAAGGGCGTGCTCGTGCAGGCCACCCCGGGCGCCGGCGAGAGCGGCACGGCCGCCCCCGGCGCCACCGTCCATCTGATCAGCGCCCAGGGCGTCCGCTACCCGCTCGGCGTCGGCGCGATGTCGGCGCTGGGCTACGAGGGGGTCACCCCGTTGGCCGTACCCGCGTCGCTGCTGGCCCTCGTGCCCACGGGGCCCACCCTCTCGCGGGACGCCGCGCTCTCCCACTTCGCGCCCGGCCCCGCGCCGTCGGCCCCGGCGAAGCCGACGGGCGGTGCGGCGAAGCCGACGGACAGCCCCGCCCCGGAGCGGTCCGGTGCGCCGGTGACGCCCTCCGGGGAACCGGAGTCGGAGGCGCCTGCCTCGCCGGACGCGTCGTCCGCCAGCCCGGGAGCGGACGGCTGAGGTCGGCCCGGCCGCGACCGGGGCGGGGCCGCGTCCGGACTTGACGGATCGACGCCGGTAGCGGGTCGCCCGCCTCGTGCCGGTCGACTAACCTGAGGCTCACCAACGGATATCGACGATGACGTACGGGGATGCCATGACCGGGCGCACGACAGTCGACCTGCTGTCCCTGGAAGACTTCCACCAGAAGTTGGCCAACCGGCTGACCGAGGCGGAGAAGGCGTTGCGGAAGCTGCGCACCGAGATGCAGAGCCGGCCACCGGCGCTGGGCTCGTTCGCCGACGCCACCGAGAACTCCCGCCGCTACTCCGAGATCCACCAGTCCTACGTGGACCAGGTCGACCGGCTGCGTGCCGCGGTGAAGGCGGCGCAGAGCGCCACCGCGACGATCCTGGCCAACTACCGCACCGCCGAGGAGCGCAACGCGGCCAACTCCGCCGACATCGCCGCCGCGCTCAACGGGGTGGACGACGCGTTGAAGCGGAAGGAGGAACCGCGTGTCTGAATACACCCAGCGCTACCAGCACGTCAGCCACCAGCAGCTCTACGACGGCGTGATGGCCGGTCAGCCGGGCCAGATCGACGGCGTCGCCGCGCAGTGGACGGCGCTCAAGGGCATGCTCGACGGGCTGTCCCGCGAGCTCAGCGGCGACCTCGACAAGCTCGCCAACACCTGGACGGGCTCGGCCTCGCAGGAGTTCCAGCGGCGGTTGACGCTCGTCACCGACTACGCCGACAAGCTCGGCGACGGCATGGCGGACGTCAGCCGGGGCCTGACCCTGATGGCCGGCGAGCTGCGCACCGCCCGCGCGCAGGCGGAGAGCCCGGCCGAGACCGACGACCACGACCAGGCGCTCTCCGGCGCGGCCAAGGGTGCCGTGTTCGGCGTGCCGGGCATCGTGGTCGGCGGGCTGCTGGGTCACCAGCAGGACAAGGCCGAGCAGGAGAAGGCGCACCAGCGGATGGTCAACGTGGTGGCCGAGCTGGCCGCCGGCTACGACCTCTCCGCCTACGGCCGGCTCGTCGCGCCGCCGCCGCCGCACCCGGACACCCCCGGCCTGACCAGCCGCGACTCCTCGACGACCCCGCGCAGCGGCCCGGGCGCCACCACGCCGACGGCCGCGCCGACCGCCTCCGGCCTCGCCGGGCAGCCGGGCGGCGTCACCGTCGCGGCCCCCGCCACGCCGAGTTCGGGGCCGGGTGGCGGTGGCTCCGGGACGGCCACGCCGGGCACCGTCGGCGGCGGGCACCCGGGCGTCAGCCCGGTCTCCGGCGCTCCGGGCGGCGTAGCGGCCGGCACCTCCCTCGCCGGTGCCACGCTGCTGACCGGCGTGACCGCCACGACGGGGTCCGCCGGGCTGGGCGGCACCTCGACGGCCTCGGCCGGCGGGCCGGGCATGCAGTTCGGCCCGCAGGGTGGCCCGGCCGGAGGGGTGCTCGGCACCGGTGCCCTCGCGGCGAGCGGCAACGCGCCGACCTCTGCGGTCCGCGCCGCCGGCGGCAGCCCGGTGGCCGACAACCGGTCCGCCGCCGGAATGGGCCGGCGCTTCGACAACGCGCGGGACGGTTCGCGACAGGGCGACCGGGCGGCCAGCGCGGCGGGCCGCGCACGCGGCGCCACGGGGCGCCCCGGCGTCCTGGGCGGCAGCCAGGGGGCGCACGACGACGACACCGACGGCCGGCTGACCTGGTTGACGGAGGACGACATGGTCTGGGGCGACGGCGCAGCCGCCGCTCCGCCCGTGCTCGGCACCGACGGCTGACCCACCACCGCACGACGACGGCCCACCCGGCGGGCGTACCACCGGGTGGGCCGTCGCACGTCCGGCGCCGCCCCGGCCGGACGATCCATTTCGGACACCGTGGCGGCGGTCACCCGTTCCCGGGCGGTCGCCGTGCTGCACGCGCCGGGCGCGGGCGATAGGTTGGACACGTGCCGTCCGTAGCGTCCGTCGACCCGTTCTGGTCGGTCACGCTGCGCTCCCTGCGCGAGCTGACCCGCCTGGCGGTCGCCGCGCTCGTGCTCGCCGTGGGCCTCGGCGCCGCCGCCGCACCGGCACCGTCCGCCACCGGCCCGGCCGCTGTCACCGCCGCCGTTCCGGCCGCCGACGCCCGGCTCGCGCTGACGCGTCGGGAGCCGATGGCGGAGCACGTCAGCGGTGCCGCCGCCGCACCGGCGCCGCGGATCGCCGCCGCACCGGCCGACACCTCCGCCGCCCCGGTGGCCCGCCCGGACGGCCCCGCCCGCGACCCCGGCCGGGGCGACCCCGCCCGGCGCGGTCCGCCCGTCGCCTGACCGTCGGCCACCGGCTGCACAGCCAGGGGCGCCGCCCGCGACGAACCGTCGCCGCGCGACACGGGTCCCTCCGACCCGCTCCCCTGCTCCGGTCGCCACGTCGCCGGCCCACCCGGCCGCCCGCCGCCCCGTGACGGTCCGCCGCCGGGTCGGCCACCGCCGCGGTACGCCCCGCACGCGCGCCCGATACCCACCCGCCCGTACGCCGGGCACAGACCCTGTCGATTCCCCTCGATCGACCGCGAGGTGCTGACCATGCAAAACGTGTTCTCCTCCGTCCTGCTCGACGTGCCCCGGGCCGCCGTGATCTGGCTGAGCCTGCTCGGCGTCGTCGCCGTCGCCGTGGCCGGCCTGCTGCTGCTGCGGCCCGGCCGGCTCACGTTCGACGCCGGTTCCCGGATCCGGCGCGCCGCGATGCCGAGCGAGTTGGAACGGGTCGAGGAGGAGCGCGAACGCTCCCGGTACGCCGGGGAGGTCTCGGTCGCCGCGGAACGGGCCGCCACCACCGCCGCCCGGTTGCGGGCCGAGTGGCTGGCCGCGCAGGAGGAGGTCGAGGCGGCCTGGCAGGCGTACGAGGCCGCCGAGGCGGACGTCCGTCGGCTGGCGGTCGCCGAGGCGATGCCCCTGCCGCGTACCGTCCGGACGCCCGCCGAGTACGCGGAGCGCGAGCGCTTCCTGCACCGGGCCGCCCTCGACGCGTACTGGCGCAAGGAGCTGTCGGTGGAGCAGCTCAGCGACGTCTTCGCGCACCGCGACGGCTGGGACCCGCGGCTGCACCCGGTCGAGCAGGAACTCGTCCTGCGCCGGGCCGTACGGGACAACCTGCTCGCCCGGCAGCGGGCGGCTCGGGAACGGGAGCAGGCCGCGTGGCGGGCCGCCGAGACCGCCGCCGAGGCGGCGCGCAGCCTGCGGGACGAGGCGTTCGCGGCGGTCAGCCCCCGCGCCGAGGAGTCGCCGTCGCTGCTGCCGCTGATCGAGGGCGCCGGTACGGCGGAGCAGACCCGGGAGTTCCCGGTGCTGACCGGCCGCGACGTGCCGTCGGTCGCCCGGGGCCGGGCGGCGGTCCCCGCGTACTGACCGGCGACCGGGGCGCAACCGGTCCCGCTGGGCTAGCGTGACGGTGTGTCCAGGGAAGCGTGGGTCGTCGTCGGCGTCGTGGCGGTCGTCACGTTGGTCGGCGCGGTGGTGCTGGCCATCCGTGTGATCCGCACCCGCCGGCTGCTCGGCACGCTCGGGGTGAGCGGCAAGGTGGCCTTCTACGGCGCGCTGCTCTACACCGTCCTGCCGATCGACCTGCTTCCCGACCCCATCTACCTGGACGACATGGCGGTGCTGACCGGCGCGCTGCTCTACCTCGGCCGGCTGGTCCGGCAGCGGCGCGCCGCGAACCGACCGCTGACCGGCGCACCCGACGTGCCGGCCGACCCCGCCCGGAGCCGGCGCCACGTGCCATGATCGCTGCCGCACCGCGAGACAGGGGACCGACATGCCCGGCGACCATCGGTTGGCGCCCCACGACGAGCGGGTCGTGGCGTTCTGCCGGGAACGGCACCTGGCCACGTTGACCACCCTGCGCCCGGACGGCACCCCGCACGTCGTACCGGTGGGGGTCACCTTCGACGCGGCGGCCGGCCTGGCCCGGGTGATCACGGGCGGGGCGTCCCGCAAGGCCCGGCACGTGGCCGCCGCAGGCCCCGGGGGCGCCCCGGTGGCCGTCTGCCACGTCGACGGGCGACGTTGGCTGACCATCGAGGGACGGGCCGTCGTGCGTGCCGACCGGCCGGCCGTGGCCGAGGCCGAACGCCGGTACGCCGAGCGCTACCGGACCCCCCGCCCGAATCCCGACCGGGTGGTCATCGAGATCACCGTGACCCGCCTGCTGGGCAGCCTGTGACCATCTGACCGGTTCGTCCGGTATCGCCGCCCCGTCCTCCGTCGAAGCCGCGCGATCGAGGACGTCGCCCGCACGGCGCCGGGCGTGTGACGCGCGGCATCCGTACGCCGGAATCCTGCTGCCCACCGGCCGGTTGAACCCGACGTGCGGCCGTACGCCGGCCGCGCGGGCCAGGAATGTCCTCCTCAGCAGGACCGTTGCGTCCCCGAGTACGCCCGCGGGCCGACCGCCGCGGGGCGTCGAATCCCCACAGAGCCGAGCGCCTTTCCCCGGTGCTGC encodes:
- the eccCa gene encoding type VII secretion protein EccCa; the protein is MSTVVFRRLPRQPGPALPRGEVLLESPPELPEPTPRGMGQLLMILPMVCGVGAMAFLYAGRGGGTMTYIAGGLFGVSMLGMALGSLSHGNNDKAELNADRRDYMRYLAQMRKRTRRAAEQQRAAMAWRHPEPDALWSIAASRRLWERRITEDDFGETRIATGPQRLAVEIVPPETKPVEDLEPMSAIALRRFVRAHSSVPDLPTALSVRAFSRVVLRGDREPVLDLTRAALGQLTTFHAPDDMVVAIVAAPDRQPSWDWVKWLPHNHHGARTDAAGARRMVFASLAEAEEALAGELAGRPRFAPEAKPLTTAPHLVVVIDGGEVSAACQLMGPGLLGATVIDLSGTVPRDAGRWLLCLDVGDGSALELVRGTSSSRLGRPDRLTEAAAEGLARQIAPFRLSQQQTTSEEPLAKSMELPDLLGVGDAAAVDVQQTWRPRSHRDRLRIPLGVGPDGNVVELDFKESAHEGMGPHGLIIGATGSGKSELLRTIVGALAVTHSSEELNFVLVDFKGGATFASLDALPHTSAVITNLADELTLVDRMKDALAGEMTRRQEVLRAAGNYVSRYDYEKARAAGEPLDPMPSLLIICDEFSELLAAKPDFIDLFVMIGRLGRSLGVHLLLASQRLEEGKLRGLDTHLSYRIGLRTFSAVESRIVLGVPDAYELPNAPGHGYLKTDTSTMLRFRAAYVSGPYRAPGQAAASSRALVQRRIVRYGVDFVPLQNPTMPVPDAPEPEQPADGKVVAMLDVLIDRLKGRGRPAHQVWLPPLAEPPGLGELLPPLSVDARFGLCTASWVGRGRLAAPVGIVDRPYEQRRDPMLVDLAGAGGNVVIVGASLSGKSTMLRSMLASLALTHTPREVQFFCLDFGGGALRSLDGLPHTAGVAGRRDTEAVRRTVAEVVAVLDERENRFAQHGIDSVASYRRRRAAGEFADDPFGDVFLVVDGWNTLRQEYEELEQTITTLANRGLGFGVHVVLTAVRWAEIRINMRDLLGTKLELRLGDPNESEIDRRAAANVPTGSPGRGLTRDKLHFLTAISRIDGRRDIDDLTEASIALSRHVAEAWKGQPAPKVRLLPRRLPLGELARVVDRSAPGLPIGVNESALAPVYLDLVNEPHLTVFGDAECGKTNLLRLIARGITERYSPAQARLVIADYRRGLLGAVEGDHLLDYAPSNQVFAQGLASIRSALSNRLPGPDVTTAQLRDRSWWKGPDLYILVDDYDLVASGGNNPLSALHELLPQARDIGLHLIITRRVGGVARALYEPVLQRLRELDQPGLLMSGNREEGAVFGTLRPSPQPPGRGTLVRRRDGQQLIQTAWAEPV
- the eccD gene encoding type VII secretion integral membrane protein EccD — encoded protein: MATKTATGGLSRITIVAPRTRMDLALPSDVPLADLLPTLLRYAGEDLADEGVRHGGWSLARLGGQPLDGGRTATQLGIRDGEVLYFNPRSATAPEIVFDDVVDAVATATNQRPGAWQVGTTRSFAVLFAAAALGAGALAALFTGPPHLPGALAALVVAVALVVTAAVLSRAAADSATGSVLGVVGLAYAGVGGLLLLAGDRPLTELAAPHVLLAATAVVVCAAVAALAVGDRLPLFFGAVAVGAATGLGALVSLAFDTDAPAAAAVVAAIAFGAVPALPMAAYRLARLPVPSIPTGPDDLKTDTESVDGRQVLQLSERADEFLTGLLWTVSLLVLGAQVVLALHGSLPAVLLCLVLALLSLLRARPFLGRAQRTPVLFAGTAGLGLTAAATFGNGSTAVRLGLILGGLVLAAVVSLIYGLTVAGKRISPVWGRLLDIVEIMLIIALIPLAVWVVGLYGWIVNLRP
- a CDS encoding type VII secretion protein EccE — translated: MTQVQAPPGRPAPQPSGVAGRPVVPADRRDRGRIGPVAVGQLVVLELCALAVWAALGGPVWLAATVGALSLAVAVAVFARRGGRWWYEDLLLRRRLRRRREAARSTVAAGGGADPRLAALAPELTVTELTDRGTRLGIGQDAQGWFAAVALQGRAGAPAGSVEAAVLDRALRVLADFTGPVTRAQVVSHTLVWYPAPGAPPAAHRTVWLALRLSVRDARVETVSRGGGMPGVHRTLAAGIGRLGKALTAAGLDHRPLGRDELRAAVVSAAGLDLAPAPPAETWTGLRGGGWTQRCLVLRPRADAPFGPLVDAVTATSAPSHTLAVVVLPGGRVAPPMLRVAALDDHVEALVKAVREVARRSGAPARPVDGQHGPGVYATAPAATTVTTLHPTA
- the eccB gene encoding type VII secretion protein EccB — its product is MRTRRDQVQAYRFVTRRIVSALLSGDPETSNLPMRRLGMAVFGSVIAAAVVLGGVGAYGQFTGNTAPLEPNTLVIERETGATYVFVDGKLHPTLNYASARLIINEPAPQVRTMSQASIRDRPRGRTVGIVGAPDALPDRKSLTGLPWSVCDVPDPADPRRSGTRVVIDRPLPGGAPLGDRAVLVEADGQRHLLTGDTRLQVSGGDSALAALRMANAPRLPVGQQLLNAVPAGPVLRKPAIAGEDEASTLTERPAKVGQVFRAAGQHYVLTREGLSAIGEISALLLLRDGGQVTDITPAQAGKLLTDQRAEEAGMPQALPTLHPVDAGRTAVCATYRAGADGGPPTTTLEVFDRVPAELAEPAGVPVRQSARDGVRTAEGVLLPGGKGVLVQATPGAGESGTAAPGATVHLISAQGVRYPLGVGAMSALGYEGVTPLAVPASLLALVPTGPTLSRDAALSHFAPGPAPSAPAKPTGGAAKPTDSPAPERSGAPVTPSGEPESEAPASPDASSASPGADG
- a CDS encoding WXG100 family type VII secretion target is translated as MSEYTQRYQHVSHQQLYDGVMAGQPGQIDGVAAQWTALKGMLDGLSRELSGDLDKLANTWTGSASQEFQRRLTLVTDYADKLGDGMADVSRGLTLMAGELRTARAQAESPAETDDHDQALSGAAKGAVFGVPGIVVGGLLGHQQDKAEQEKAHQRMVNVVAELAAGYDLSAYGRLVAPPPPHPDTPGLTSRDSSTTPRSGPGATTPTAAPTASGLAGQPGGVTVAAPATPSSGPGGGGSGTATPGTVGGGHPGVSPVSGAPGGVAAGTSLAGATLLTGVTATTGSAGLGGTSTASAGGPGMQFGPQGGPAGGVLGTGALAASGNAPTSAVRAAGGSPVADNRSAAGMGRRFDNARDGSRQGDRAASAAGRARGATGRPGVLGGSQGAHDDDTDGRLTWLTEDDMVWGDGAAAAPPVLGTDG
- a CDS encoding DUF1232 domain-containing protein, whose protein sequence is MSREAWVVVGVVAVVTLVGAVVLAIRVIRTRRLLGTLGVSGKVAFYGALLYTVLPIDLLPDPIYLDDMAVLTGALLYLGRLVRQRRAANRPLTGAPDVPADPARSRRHVP
- a CDS encoding pyridoxamine 5'-phosphate oxidase family protein translates to MPGDHRLAPHDERVVAFCRERHLATLTTLRPDGTPHVVPVGVTFDAAAGLARVITGGASRKARHVAAAGPGGAPVAVCHVDGRRWLTIEGRAVVRADRPAVAEAERRYAERYRTPRPNPDRVVIEITVTRLLGSL